The Cryptococcus deuterogattii R265 chromosome 3, complete sequence genome has a segment encoding these proteins:
- a CDS encoding histidinol-phosphate transaminase: MPILGLKATGPSAPAHFDLETLIRPNILALQPYRCARDDYSAGILLDANENAIGPSLPSLTLDQGDKATAIASQTLSLLSDEEIASLNRYPSPTHDELKREIAKLRGVPDENWVFLGVGSDEVIDMLYRVLCVPGKDRVITCPPTYGMYKVTANVNDIGVLEVPLITEHGSFQLDESALDEAFKANPDIKLLFICSPGNPTGTLIPLDVIKRILNNPLFKGVVVVDEAYVDFSPEGSSAASLVNEYANICVSQTLSKSFGLAAIRLGYLLAPPPLVQILTNTKAPYNVSLPTASIALKAVSTEGIAAMSRSVATLNENRQTLMEDLSTIKGVGELLGGNQANFVLCQIVDEEGRPSNKRAMMVYKTMAEHKGVVVRFRGTERGCEGCLRITVGTKEECKQAVKHIAALLQ; this comes from the exons ATGCCTATCCTTGGTCTCAAAGCCACGGGTCCATCTGCTCCCGCCCACTTTGACTTGGAGACCCTCATTCGGCCCAATATACTTGCTTTACAGCCCTATCGCTGTGCTCGAGACGACTACTCTGCTGGTATTCTTTTAGACGCCAATGAGAATGCCATTGGACCGAgccttccatctctcaccCTCGACCAAGGCGACAAGGCAACTGCCATCGCCTCGCAAACTCTCTCCTTACTGTCAGACGAAGAAATTGCCAGTCTCAATCGATACCCATCCCCCACCCACGATGAACTCAAACGAGAGATTGCCAAACTCAGAGGTGTCCCGGATGAAAATTGGGTGTTCCTTGGAGTGGGAAGTGACGAGGTGATTGATATGCTCTACAGGGTCCTTTGTGTCCCTGGTAAAGATAGGGTCATTACATGCCCTCCTACCTATGGCATGTACAAAGTTACAGCCAATGTGAACGATATTGGGGTGTTGGAAGTGCCTCTCATTACGGAACATGGATCATTTCAGCTCGATGAATCTGCG TTGGATGAAGCTTTCAAGGCGAATCCAGACATAAAGCTGCTCTTTATTTGCTCTCCGGGAAATCCCACTGGCACTCTCATTCCACTTGATGTAATCAAGCGTATCCTAAATAATCCCTTATTCAAAGGTGTTGTTGTCGTTGACGAGGCCTACGTGGATTTCTCGCCTGAAGGATCCAGTGCTGCCAGCCTAGTCAATGAGTACGCCAATATTTGTGTGTCACAAACCTTAAGCAAAAGCTTCGGTCTTGCTGCCATCCG TCTGGGCTATCTCCTTGCTCCACCTCCTTTAGTCCAAATTCTCACCAACACCAAAGCCCCGTACAACGTTTCGCTTCCCACGGCATCTATTGCCCTCAAGGCGGTCTCCACTGAAGGCATTGCAGCTATGAGCCGCTCAGTAGCTACCCTCAACGAGAACCGCCAGACACTTATGGAGGATCTTTCCACTATCAAAGGTGTCGGCGAATTATTGGGTGGTAACCAAGCTAATTTTGTACTTTGTCAAATTgtggacgaagaaggccgaCCTTCCAACAAAAGAGCGATGATGGTCTACAAAACTATGGCTGAACATAAGGGTGTGGTGGTGAGGTTCCGGGGTACCGAAAGAGGATGTGAGGGATGCCTGAGAATTACAGTAGGCACGAAAGAAGAGTGCAAGCAAGCCGTTAAACACATTGCCGCTCTATTGCAATAG
- a CDS encoding ribosomal protein L13: MSATKGNTALALTRVWHHASAQNRVLGNLASRIAWVLMGKHKPTYDPAVDAGDYVIVSDALQVRLTGKKATDKVYYHHTGFMGGLKKVPITRLRERRPEEIIRKAVSGMLPKNTFRDRRLERLKIFPGAAPEVYKGNVLTTWRETGAKIEQSPSASSVSQTKA, from the exons ATGTCCGCAACAAAAGGAAAC ACCGCTCTCGCCCTTACCCGTGTCTGGCACCACGCTTCTGCGCAAAACAGAGTCCTCGGAAACCTTGCAAGCCGGATAGCATGGGTGCTTATGGGAAAGCACAAACCCACATATGACCCCGCAG TGGACGCAGGAGACTATGTTATTGTCTCAGATGCGTTACAGGTGCGATTGACAGGGAAGAAGGCCACGGATAAGGTCTACTATCACCACACAGGATTCATGGGgggtttgaagaaggtccCTATCACAAGACTAAGAGAACGCCGACCAGAAGAG ATTATCCGCAAGGCTGTCTCCGGCATGCTTCCGAAAAACACTTTCCGTGATAGAAGGCTCGAACGATTAAAGATATTCCCTGGCGCAGCTCCGGAGGTATACAAGGGCAATGTGTTGACTACTTGGCGAGAAACTGGCGCCAAGATAGAGCAATCCCCAAGTGCTTCGTCGGTTTCTCAAACGAAGGCTTGA
- a CDS encoding 20S proteasome subunit beta 1 — MANINSVDISRLKNGEINLGTSIMAVQFDGGVVIGADSRTTTGSYIANRVTDKLTHIHDRIYCCRSGSAADTQAIADIVHQHAQVYTSVYGSPPSVATAAALFEKLCYENKDQLSAGIIVAGWDKENGGSVYNIPLGGGMFQQPWAIGGSGSTYVYGYCDATYQEGWSEEETVKFVKNTLSLAMARDGSSGGCIRMCVITQDKVERHFIPGNELPRFWEGKEVVGSMNAASTAIVV, encoded by the exons ATGGCCAACATCAACTCAGTAGACATCTCTCGCCTCAAAAATGGTGAAATAAACTTAGGC ACATCAATCATGGCCGTTCAATTCGATGGCGGTGTTGTCATTGGTGCGGACAGTAGAACAACAACCGGTTCCTACATT GCCAATCGAGTCACAGATAAGCTCACTCATATCCATGATCGTATTTACTGTTGTCGATCTGGATCAGCTGCAGACACGCAAGCTATTGCCGATATCGTGCACCAGCATGCTCAGGTATATACCTCTGTCTATGGATCACCACCTTCAGTTGCCACTGCTGCAGCGCTGTTTGAAAAGTTGTGTTATGAAAACAAGGATCAGCTCTCTGCAGGCATCATTGTTGCAGGTTGGGACAAGGAAAATGGCGGATCAGTCTACAACATTCCACTAGGAGGCGGGATGTTCCAACAACCTTGGGCCATTGGAG GTTCCGGCTCAACATATGTTTATGGGTATTGCGACGCTACCTATCAAGAGGGGtggtcagaagaagaaactgTTAAGTTTGTGAAGAATA CTCTTTCTCTTGCAATGGCGCGAGATGGTTCTTCTGGTGGTTGTATTCGGATGTGTGTTATCACCCAAGATAAAGTCGAGCGTCACTTTATCCCTGGAAATGAACTGCCAAGGTTTtgggaaggcaaggaagtggTAGGCAGTATGAATGCCGCGAGCACGGCTATAGTGGTATAA
- a CDS encoding cell growth-regulating nucleolar protein, producing the protein MVSFQCDACADTVKKPKLDQHRSRCFASFTCLDCSKTFKNPSEYKGHTSCISEAEKYQGALYKGSKKEQTRSQPQSLTPVSEAEPVASAPSIHPSRLQQMTSSSSDNHRGGFQDRGNRGMRGGRGGRGGYQNRGGFNASGGERSYASAMNKLESAVGMRSWGSPAVTETASENVEVREESGEKKDENKRKKKGDKGGTGSRANSKNARSDEPSSAPPGTLEPKSKKRKIDDTDIVDDPEDSSSAVSIEPISSKTIKRLKKRLSKLEEKKEMSLRELVDSLQKDEKKAVEAAEIMRGIKVSFRDGSWVLNV; encoded by the exons ATGGTTTCCTTCCA ATGCGACGCTTGTGCCGACACCGTCAAGAAGCCTAAACTTGATCAGCATCGTTCTAGGTGCTTTGCGTCTTTCACCTGCCTTG ACTGTTCGAAGACCTTCAAGAATCCTTCAGAATACAA AGGCCACACTTCCTGCATCTCAGAAGCGGAGAAGTACCAGGGCGCCCTCTATAAAGGCTCTAAGAAG GAACAAACCCGAAGCCAGCCCCAGTCTCTGACCCCCGTATCCGAAGCTGAACCCGTGGCTTCCGCCCCCAGCATTCACCCTTCGCGTCTTCAGCAAATGACTTCGTCATCGAGCGATAATCATCGAGGAGGATTTCAAGATCGGGGAAATCGAGGAATGCGTGGTGGACGTGGTGGGCGTGGCGGTTATCAGAATCGCGGGGGTTTCAACGCCAGCGGGGGAGAAAGATCTTACGCCTCTGCCATGAACAAGCTCGAAAGTGCTGTTGGAATGAGGTCTTGGGGCTCCCCTGCTGTCACTGAGACCGCATCTGAGAACGTCGAGGTCAGGGAGGAAtcaggagagaaaaaagacgaaaataaaagaaaaaagaagggagataAAGGCGGAACGGGGTCAAGAGCAAACTCCAAAAACGCTCGAAGTGATGAGCCAAGTTCTGCGCCGCCTGGAACCCTTGAACCTAAGAGCAAAAAACGCAAGATTGACGATACTGATATTGTGGATGACCCTGAGgactcatcttctgctgtcTCCATCGAACCTATCTCTTCGAAGACTATCAAACGTTTGAAAAAACGCCTTTCTaagcttgaagaaaagaaggaaatgagtCTAAGAGAACTAGTCGACTCCCTacagaaggatgaaaagaaggctgTTGAGGCAGCAGAGATCATGAGGGGCATTAAAGTCTCTTTCCGGGACGGTTCTTGGGTCTTGAACGTTTAG
- a CDS encoding replication factor A3 — translation MSRLGPEPRINSKHLSEHRGEIVRLIAKVATLSGDTATLETSDGGTIGIHLPRDMHIADQYVEIIGTVKEDLTIRAHTHIGLGNNLDLRAVNSVIEFSHSPIGQGVLN, via the exons ATGTCGCGTCTTGGTCCTGAGC CGAGAATAAATAGCAAGCATCTTTCAGAACACCGTGGGGAGATTGTTAGACTCATTGCCAAGGTAGCGACGTTGTCAGGGGATACAGCAACCCTTGAGACAAGCGATGGTGGTACT ATAGGGATTCATCTACCTCGA GACATGCACATTGCCGATCAATACGTTGAGATTATCGGGACAGTCAAAGAAGATTTGACAATCAGGGCCCATACGCATATCGGTTTAGGCAATAACTTAG ATTTGAGAGCGGTCAACAGTGTCATCGAGTTTTCACATTCACCTATCGGGCAAGGTGTCCTCAATTAG
- a CDS encoding AGC/YANK protein kinase, translating into MGASCCKPEAIDFEGEVNLFHFYLLRSVGKGAFGKVRVVQHKHTKTLFALKYINKQKCVKMKAVANIVQERRLLEEIDHPFVVNLRYAFQDDENCFFVLDLMLGGDLRFHLDRAGAMSEEVVRFYVAEIALAIDYLHSKRIVHRDLKPDNILLDEKGHAHITDFNIAVHFSDRRLLTGVAGSMAYMAPEVLTKRGYSAPVDFWSLGILAYELLFGKRPFRGRTNSALTNSILNEALNWPEDAPGRCSSDGMHAIRGFLERDPNKRLGYRPGGGGMNDIKNHPWFRNINWEQLYDKDVVPPFEPDSKRANFDATHELEELLLEENPLKARRRKEGQDIALLSPEMRMMEQHFKVFDYTKEQRRSYYVPTPSQDSTIAATVAMSSNATHLSPTIDMTRSDTPSDQTGVISKTGMDVEAQILDGGGMANMGGRGGWRSSDLLERGHTSLDIRPTSTRLMTPSRKSSSEPVTDLKEEMIVRHGGNAL; encoded by the exons ATGGGTGCTAGCTGCTGTAAACCAGAG GCAATTGACTTTGAGGGCGAAgtcaacctcttccatttttaTTTGCTACGAAGCGTTGGAAAGGGTGCTTTTGGAAAG GTCCGTGTTGTCCAACATAAGCATACAAAGACTTTGTTCGCCCTCAAGTATATCAATAAACAAAAATGTGTTAAGATGAAGGCAGTAGCCAACATAGTCCAAGAGCGGCGGCTTCTTGAAGAG ATTGACCATCCGTTCGTCGTAAATCTGCGGTATGCGTttcaagatgatgaaaactgcttcttcgtccttgaTCTTATGTTGGGAGGGGATTTACGCT TCCATCTTGATCGTGCTGGTGCTATGAGTGAAGAAGTCGTGAGATTCTATGTGGCTGAGATTGCCTTGGCCATTGATTATCTACATTCAAAGCGGATTGTGCATAG GGATTTAAAACCCGATAACATTCTACTAGATGAGAAGGGTCACGCCCATATAACTGACTTCAATATCGCTGTTCACTTTTCAGATCGAAGGCTTTTGACAGGAGTGGCGGGAAGCATGGCATATATGG CTCCAGAAGTCTTAACGAAACGAGGATATTCTGCGCCAGTAGATTTTTGGTCACTGGGGATACTTGC GTATGAGCTTCTATTCGGTAAACGTCCTTTCCGGGGCCGAACGAATAGTGCTTTGACCAACTCGATCCTCAACGAAGCTCTTAACTGGCCCGAAGACGCCCCTGGCAGATGTTCTTCTGATGGAATGCACGCTATTCGTGGC TTTTTAGAACGAGATCCCAATAAACGATTAGGATATAGGCCGGGCGGAGGTGGTATGAACGATATCAAAAATCACCCCTGGTTTCGGAATATTAATTGGGAACAGCTGTACGATAAAGATGTTGTGCCACCATTTGAACCAGAT TCGAAACGTGCCAATTTTGATGCCACACATGAGCTGGAGGAGCTATTGCTGGAGGAGAATCCGCTCAAGGCGAGGAGACgaaaagaaggtcaagACATTGCGTTGTTGTCGCCAGAGATGCGTATGATGGAGCAGCA TTTCAAAGTGTTTGATTACACAAAAGAGCAACGACGCTCATATTATGTTCCAACCCCCTCACAAGATAGTACCATTGCTGCTACAGTTGCTATGTCCTCAAATGCCACTCATCTATCACCAACAATCGACATGACACGTTCAGATACTCCCAGTGATCAGACTGGTGTGATCAGCAAAACCGGAATGGATGTCGAAGCTCAGATATTGGATGGGGGTGGAATGGCGAACATGGGGGGCAGAGGCGGTTGGAGATCGTCAGATTTACTGGAACGGGGACATACTAGTTTGGATATTCGACCCACATCAACAAGGCTAATGACCCCTTCACGGAAGTCTTCATC GGAACCAGTTACGGATCtaaaagaagagatgattgTGAGACACGGAGGGAACGCCCTTTGA
- a CDS encoding small nuclear ribonucleoprotein Sm D2 has translation MAKSPSFPQLSLSSTFEVKQPGHYDHACIHLKHSQHSPDRPEGPRHFRSAHTAHPETMSQYAHVPKSELDEAQIRELEEYEISQGPLSVLQQSVRNSSQVLISLRNNKKLLARVKAFDRHCNMVLENVKEMWTETPKGKGKKPVNKDRFISKMFLRGDSVILVLRNAA, from the exons ATGGCTAAATCGCCGAGTTTTCCGCAACTAAGTCTGTCGTCCACCTTTGAAGTCAAGCAACCGGGCCACTATGACCATGCATGCATCCATCTCAAGCACTCGCAACACTCGCCAGATCGTCCCGAAGGTCCCCGTCACTTCCGCTCAGCTCACACTGCCCATCCTGAAACTATGAG TCAATACGCCCACGTCCCTAAATCCGAGCTTGACGAAGCCCAAATACGAGAACTTGAAGAGTATGAAATCTCTCAAGGCCCGTTATCTGTTCTTCAACAATCCGTCCGCAACTCTTCTCAAGTCCTTATCTCATTGCGGAATAACAAGAAACTTCTGGCGAGAGTGAAGGCGTTCGACAGGCATTGCAACATGGTTTTGGAGAACGTAAAGGAA ATGTGGACGGAGACACCaaagggcaaagggaaaaagcCTGTGAACAAAGACCGTTTCATCTC AAAAATGTTTCTTCGAGGCGATTCTGTAATCCTTG TCCTTCGCAATGCGGCATAG